The following proteins are co-located in the Noviherbaspirillum sp. UKPF54 genome:
- the nadA gene encoding quinolinate synthase NadA, which produces MQTQSIKTVEFERPQMEAGTSCTANAWARVPAAPSPAEKAALKERIRRLLKEKEAVLVAHYYVDADLQDLAEETGGCVSDSLEMARFGRDHPAKTLVVAGVKFMGETAKILSPDKTILMPDLDATCSLDLGCPADEFAAFCDAHPDRTVVVYANTSAAVKARADWMVTSSIGLEIVEHLHAQGKKILWAPDKHLGSYIQKKTGADMLLWQGSCLVHDEFKGIELELLKKEHPGAKVLVHPESPESVVAQADVVGSTSQLIAAAQKLDATEFIVATDNGILHKMRMAAPGKRFIDAPTAGNSATCKSCAHCPWMAMNGLQNLAEVLETGKNEIHVDPEIGRKAYVCIDRMLAFAAQRKANVRPSGDLAKEQKLFAGIGPA; this is translated from the coding sequence ATGCAGACTCAATCCATCAAAACCGTCGAATTCGAGCGTCCGCAAATGGAGGCGGGCACCAGTTGTACCGCCAATGCGTGGGCGCGCGTGCCGGCGGCGCCTTCGCCGGCGGAAAAGGCCGCGCTGAAGGAGCGCATCCGGCGCTTGCTGAAGGAAAAGGAAGCGGTGCTGGTGGCGCATTACTACGTCGACGCCGACCTGCAGGACCTGGCGGAGGAAACCGGCGGCTGCGTATCCGATTCGCTCGAAATGGCGCGCTTCGGCCGTGACCATCCGGCCAAGACGCTGGTGGTGGCAGGCGTGAAATTCATGGGCGAGACGGCAAAGATCCTGAGCCCGGACAAGACCATCCTGATGCCCGACCTGGATGCCACCTGTTCACTCGACCTGGGGTGCCCGGCCGACGAGTTCGCGGCATTCTGCGACGCCCATCCGGACCGCACCGTCGTGGTGTACGCCAACACCAGCGCCGCCGTGAAGGCGCGCGCCGACTGGATGGTGACATCCTCGATCGGGCTGGAGATCGTCGAGCACCTGCATGCGCAGGGCAAGAAAATTTTGTGGGCACCGGACAAGCACCTGGGCAGCTACATCCAGAAGAAGACCGGGGCCGACATGCTGCTGTGGCAGGGCTCCTGCCTGGTGCACGACGAGTTCAAGGGCATCGAGCTGGAGCTGCTGAAAAAGGAGCATCCGGGCGCCAAGGTGCTGGTGCATCCGGAGTCGCCGGAGTCGGTGGTGGCGCAGGCCGACGTGGTCGGCTCGACCTCGCAGCTGATCGCCGCCGCGCAGAAGCTGGATGCGACCGAGTTCATCGTCGCCACCGACAACGGCATCTTGCACAAGATGCGCATGGCCGCGCCGGGAAAGCGCTTCATCGACGCGCCGACCGCCGGCAACAGCGCCACGTGCAAGAGCTGCGCACACTGCCCGTGGATGGCGATGAACGGCTTGCAGAACCTGGCCGAGGTACTGGAAACAGGGAAGAACGAGATACACGTCGATCCGGAAATCGGCCGCAAGGCCTATGTCTGCATCGACCGCATGCTGGCGTTTGCCGCACAGCGCAAGGCCAACGTGCGCCCGTCGGGCGACCTGGCGAAAGAACAGAAACTATTTGCAGGGATCGGACCGGCATGA
- a CDS encoding ABC-F family ATPase codes for MLSTANITMQFGPKPLFENISVKFGDGNRYGLIGANGCGKSTFMKILGGDLEPSSGTVMLDANERLGKLRQDQFAYEDKRVLDVVMMGHTEMWAAMTERDAIYANPDATDDDYMRAADLEAKFAEYDGYTAESRAGELLLGVGVPIEQHQGPMSNVAPGWKLRVLLAQALFSNPDILLLDEPTNNLDINTIRWLEDVLNERNSTMIIISHDRHFLNQVCTHMADMDYGTLKIYPGNYDDYMLASSQARAQQMAANAKAKERVAELQEFVRRFSANKSKARQATSRAKQIEKIKVEDVKPSSRQEPFIRFEGEKKLHRQAVEVQSLSKAYDRTIFKNLNLMVDAGEKIAIIGANGAGKTTLLRCIGGDLCGLQPDSGNAKWAENANVGYMPQDPTEEFAVDKNLTDWMGQWTKEGDDDQAVRSILGRLLFSGDDVKKSVKVLSGGEKGRMMYGKLMLGRHNVLLMDEPTNHMDMESIESLNIALDKYAGTLIFVSHDREFVSSLATRILEVKDGEVIDFQGNYEEYLASQGIE; via the coding sequence GTGTTATCCACCGCAAACATCACGATGCAGTTCGGCCCCAAGCCGCTGTTTGAAAACATTTCCGTTAAATTCGGCGATGGCAACCGCTACGGCTTGATCGGCGCCAACGGCTGCGGCAAGTCGACCTTCATGAAAATTCTGGGCGGCGACCTGGAGCCGAGCTCCGGTACCGTCATGCTCGACGCAAACGAGCGCCTGGGCAAGCTGCGCCAGGACCAGTTCGCCTACGAAGACAAGCGCGTGCTCGACGTCGTGATGATGGGCCACACCGAAATGTGGGCGGCGATGACCGAGCGCGACGCCATTTACGCCAATCCGGATGCCACCGACGACGACTACATGCGCGCCGCCGATCTGGAGGCGAAGTTCGCCGAGTACGACGGCTACACGGCGGAGTCGCGCGCCGGCGAGTTGCTGCTGGGCGTGGGCGTGCCGATCGAACAGCACCAGGGGCCGATGAGCAACGTCGCGCCCGGCTGGAAGCTGCGCGTGCTGCTGGCGCAGGCGCTGTTTTCGAACCCGGACATCCTGCTGCTGGACGAGCCGACCAACAACCTCGACATCAATACCATCCGCTGGCTGGAAGACGTGCTCAACGAGCGCAACTCGACGATGATCATCATCTCGCACGACCGTCACTTCCTGAACCAGGTCTGCACGCACATGGCCGACATGGACTACGGCACGCTGAAGATCTATCCTGGCAATTACGACGACTACATGCTGGCGTCGTCGCAGGCGCGCGCCCAGCAAATGGCCGCCAATGCGAAGGCCAAGGAGCGCGTGGCGGAGTTGCAGGAATTCGTGCGCCGCTTCTCGGCCAACAAATCGAAGGCGCGCCAGGCCACCTCGCGCGCCAAGCAGATCGAGAAAATCAAGGTGGAGGACGTCAAGCCGTCCAGCCGCCAGGAGCCCTTCATCCGCTTCGAAGGCGAAAAGAAGCTGCATCGCCAGGCCGTCGAAGTGCAGAGCCTGTCAAAGGCTTACGACCGCACGATTTTCAAGAACCTGAATCTCATGGTCGATGCCGGTGAAAAGATTGCCATCATCGGTGCCAACGGTGCCGGTAAAACCACGCTGCTGCGCTGCATCGGCGGCGACCTGTGCGGTTTGCAGCCGGACAGCGGCAACGCGAAATGGGCGGAGAATGCCAATGTCGGTTACATGCCGCAGGACCCGACCGAGGAATTCGCCGTCGACAAGAACCTGACTGACTGGATGGGCCAGTGGACCAAGGAAGGCGACGACGACCAGGCGGTACGTTCGATCCTGGGCCGCCTGCTGTTTTCCGGCGACGACGTGAAGAAGTCGGTGAAAGTGCTGTCGGGCGGCGAGAAGGGCCGAATGATGTACGGCAAGCTGATGCTGGGCCGGCACAACGTGCTGCTGATGGACGAGCCGACCAACCACATGGACATGGAGTCGATCGAATCGCTCAATATCGCGCTGGACAAGTATGCCGGCACGCTGATCTTCGTGTCGCACGACCGCGAGTTCGTGTCGTCGCTGGCGACCCGGATCCTGGAAGTGAAGGATGGCGAAGTGATCGACTTCCAGGGCAACTACGAAGAGTATCTGGCCAGCCAGGGCATCGAATAG